One window from the genome of Cydia fagiglandana chromosome 21, ilCydFagi1.1, whole genome shotgun sequence encodes:
- the LOC134675010 gene encoding facilitated trehalose transporter Tret1-like: protein MDKPTLHMLSVQEKGGQTKKAPQYIAAVAAAIGAVIAGTILAWTSPALPQLQPPNPNSTKLPNTTIINGVVYPVVVSELPFIYINRTTNTTVMVNSLFQPADLLLETAQSSLVSSILAIGAAIAALPVGVLAEKVGRRPTILILSVPFLLNWLLTIFANGAGMLIAARFFAGLATGGICVAAPMYIGEIAETSIRGALGAFFQLFLTVGILFTFVVGGWTHWRTLSIISAVLPPLLVAVFWWMPETPQYLLKKNRRRDAERALQWLRGPNADLTAELEDMQKDVDQASRQRAGMLTMVTNRTSRMALICSLGLMFFQQFSGINAVIFYTNQIFSAAGSDIDPVIATIIVGVVQTIATYVSSLLIEKAGRRILLLQSCVIMGLCLIILGIFFKLQQDKYDVTAFGWIPLLCLVLFIVSFSLGFGPIPWMMMAELFAVEFRGTASGIAVIFNWCLVFIVTLCFPIMMEIIGIYSCFWFFAAFMVICVFFVFFLIPETKGKTVSQIQAILGGRK from the exons ATGGACAAGCCGACATTGCACATGCTCTCCGTCCAGGAGAAGGGCGGGCAGACGAAGAAAGCTCCGCAGTACATCGCCGCTGTTGCTG CGGCCATCGGCGCGGTGATCGCCGGCACCATCCTCGCCTGGACCTCCCCCGCGCTGCCACAGCTCCAACCCCCCAACCCCAACAGCACCAAGCTCCCCAACACCACCATCATCAATGGCGTCGTCTACCCCGTGGTCGTATCAGAACTGCCGTTCATATACATCAACAGAACGACCAATACGACTGTGATGGTTAACTCTTTATTCCAACCCGCGGATTTGCTGCTGGAAACAGCTCAAA GTTCCCTGGTGTCTTCCATCCTGGCTATAGGCGCAGCCATCGCTGCGTTGCCAGTAGGCGTGCTAGCTGAGAAGGTCGGAAGACGCCCCACCATCCTCATACTATCTGTGCCGTTCCTGCTGAACTGGTTACTGACGATCTTCGCTAATGGTGCTGGTATGCTGATCGCTGCTAGGTTCTTCGCTGGATTGGCCACTG GTGGCATTTGCGTGGCCGCGCCCATGTACATCGGGGAGATTGCCGAGACGTCCATCAGAGGCGCTCTGGGCGCCTTCTTCCAGCTCTTCTTGACTGTTGGCATACTATTCACCTTCGTCGTCGGCGGCTGGACGCATTGGAGAACTCTGTCCATCATCTCTGCTGTGCTGCCTCCTCTACTCGTGGCTGTGTTTTG GTGGATGCCAGAAACTCCTCAATACCTGCTGAAGAAGAACAGGCGAAGGGATGCGGAGCGCGCGCTGCAGTGGCTGCGAGGACCCAACGCCGATCTGACTGCTGAGCTTGAGGATATGCAGAAAGAC GTGGACCAAGCCTCGCGTCAGCGTGCCGGCATGCTCACCATGGTGACAAACCGCACATCGCGCATGGCTCTCATCTGCTCGCTCGGTCTCATGTTTTTCCAGCAGTTCAGCGGTATCAACGCCGTCATATTCTACACCAACCAGATCTTCTCCGCCGCCGGCTCCGACATCGACCCTGTCATCGCGACCATCATCGTTGGCGTCGTCCAAACTATTGCCACTTACGTCAGCTCCTTGCTTATCGAGAAAGCTGGTAGACGGATCTTACTCCTCCAGAGCTGCGTTATCATGGGACTTTGCTTGATTATTTTAGGTATCTTCTTCAAGTTACAGCAGGATAAATATGATGTTACTGCTTTCGGATGGATCCCGCTACTCTGTCTCGTTTTATTCATTGTCTCTTTCTCGTTAGGCTTCGGTCCGATTCCTTGGATGATGATGGCGGAATTGTTTGCTGTTGAATTCAGAGGCACCGCTTCTGGTATTGCGGTCATTTTCAACTGGTGTTTAGTGTTCATTGTGACTCTCTGCTTCCCGATTATGATGGAGATCATTGGTATCTACAGTTGCTTCTGGTTCTTTGCAGCTTTCATGGTGATTTGTGTGTTCTTCGTGTTCTTTTTAATTCCGGAGACTAAAGGGAAGACTGTGTCGCAGATTCAAGCTATTTTGGGCGGTaggaaataa